The following proteins are co-located in the Streptomyces bottropensis ATCC 25435 genome:
- a CDS encoding ABC transporter ATP-binding protein, with product MESGVTDSGFIELDQVEKVFDVRKKTGFLRRERREVRAVDSISFTVARGEMVGYIGPNGAGKSTTIKMLTGILTPSGGRLRVAGIDPSRERTRLARRIGVVFGQRTTLWWDLPLIDSYRLMHRMYRIPDARYRENLDRCVELLELGDLLDVPVRQLSLGQRMRGDIAAALLHDPEVLYLDEPTIGLDVISKAKVREFLRELNTEQGTTVLLTTHDLQDIEQLCRRVMVIDHGRLMYDGPLTGLHEVGESERTLVVDLERELPPIEAAPARVVRVDGPRQWLAFPASESAAPLVARIASEYPLVDLSVREPDIEAVIARMYAQQAERMGESEQAVS from the coding sequence GTGGAGTCAGGTGTGACGGACAGCGGGTTCATCGAACTCGACCAGGTGGAGAAGGTCTTCGACGTCCGGAAGAAGACGGGGTTCCTGCGGCGGGAGCGGCGTGAGGTGCGAGCGGTCGACTCGATCTCCTTCACGGTGGCGCGGGGCGAGATGGTCGGCTACATCGGGCCGAACGGCGCCGGGAAGTCGACGACGATCAAGATGCTGACCGGCATCCTGACGCCGAGCGGGGGCCGGCTGCGGGTCGCCGGCATCGACCCGTCCCGGGAGCGGACGCGGCTGGCCCGGCGAATCGGGGTGGTGTTCGGGCAACGTACGACCCTGTGGTGGGACCTGCCGCTCATCGACTCCTACCGGCTGATGCACCGTATGTACCGCATCCCCGACGCCCGTTACCGCGAGAACCTCGACCGCTGCGTCGAACTCCTCGAACTGGGCGACCTGCTGGACGTACCCGTACGGCAGCTCTCGCTCGGCCAGCGGATGCGCGGGGACATCGCGGCGGCCCTGCTGCACGACCCCGAGGTGCTGTACCTGGACGAGCCGACGATCGGGCTCGACGTCATCAGCAAGGCCAAGGTCCGGGAGTTCCTCAGGGAGCTCAACACCGAGCAGGGCACGACCGTGCTGCTGACCACGCACGACCTCCAGGACATCGAGCAGCTGTGCCGCCGGGTGATGGTCATCGACCACGGGCGTCTGATGTACGACGGGCCGCTGACCGGGCTGCACGAGGTGGGCGAGAGCGAGCGGACCCTCGTGGTCGACCTGGAGCGCGAGCTGCCGCCGATCGAGGCCGCGCCCGCCCGGGTCGTCCGGGTGGACGGTCCCCGGCAGTGGCTCGCCTTCCCGGCGTCGGAGTCGGCGGCCCCCCTGGTGGCGCGGATCGCGTCGGAGTATCCGCTGGTGGACCTGTCGGTGCGGGAGCCGGACATCGAGGCCGTCATCGCCCGGATGTACGCGCAACAGGCCGAGCGGATGGGGGAGTCGGAACAGGCCGTGTCATAG
- a CDS encoding DUF1707 SHOCT-like domain-containing protein: MTDDLPDVPAAADLRASDADRERVSEQLRDALAEGRLDMEEFEERLDATYKARTYGELAPITRDLPGAGAVAPPELVPQPSVSLVKGPATDASWPERIVGGDGTSTWGVAIMSGFERKGRWTVPERFDCLAFWGGGELDLREAYFASREVTINCVAVMGGINVVVPPGVEVVVRGVGIMGGFDHGQEGVPGEPGAPRVIITGFAFWGGVGVVRKVPKAERQRLKEARRQERLERRQARRQLHASPRDHTHEMHEAHREAMDEIRDAVRSRREEERERRRRRER, translated from the coding sequence ATGACGGACGACCTGCCGGATGTTCCGGCCGCCGCGGATCTTCGTGCCTCCGACGCCGATCGTGAACGAGTCTCCGAGCAGTTGCGGGACGCCCTCGCGGAGGGGCGGCTCGACATGGAGGAGTTCGAGGAGCGACTGGACGCCACGTACAAGGCGCGGACCTACGGGGAGTTGGCACCGATCACCCGTGATCTGCCGGGCGCGGGGGCCGTGGCACCGCCGGAACTCGTGCCGCAGCCGTCCGTCTCGCTGGTCAAGGGGCCTGCCACGGACGCGAGTTGGCCCGAGCGGATCGTCGGCGGTGACGGGACGTCCACCTGGGGCGTGGCGATCATGTCCGGGTTCGAGCGCAAGGGGCGGTGGACCGTGCCCGAGCGGTTCGACTGCCTGGCGTTCTGGGGCGGCGGCGAACTGGACCTGCGGGAGGCGTACTTCGCGAGCCGTGAGGTCACGATCAACTGCGTGGCCGTCATGGGCGGCATCAATGTGGTCGTGCCGCCGGGGGTCGAGGTCGTCGTCCGGGGCGTCGGGATCATGGGCGGCTTCGACCACGGCCAGGAGGGCGTGCCGGGTGAGCCCGGCGCGCCCCGCGTGATCATCACCGGCTTCGCGTTCTGGGGCGGGGTGGGCGTGGTGCGGAAGGTGCCGAAGGCGGAGCGCCAGCGGTTGAAGGAGGCGCGCCGCCAGGAGCGGCTGGAGCGCCGGCAGGCCCGCCGCCAACTGCACGCGTCCCCTCGCGACCACACGCACGAGATGCACGAGGCGCACCGCGAGGCCATGGACGAGATCAGGGACGCGGTGCGCTCGCGGCGCGAGGAGGAGCGGGAGCGGCGGCGCAGACGCGAGCGGTAG
- a CDS encoding DUF3618 domain-containing protein: MAETSDIRTPAEIEADIKRRRDNLAETLDEIGVRVHPRTIVGDAKAKVVSNIDHTFGKAYVSVNRVVSDVRGQFVDEDGAPRVERIVPVALVVVGVVGLLALGTRRRRV, translated from the coding sequence GTGGCGGAGACCTCGGACATCAGAACCCCGGCCGAGATCGAGGCGGACATCAAGCGCCGCCGCGACAACCTCGCCGAGACGCTCGACGAGATCGGCGTCCGCGTGCACCCCAGGACGATCGTGGGCGACGCCAAGGCCAAGGTCGTCTCGAACATCGACCACACCTTCGGCAAGGCCTACGTCTCGGTCAACCGTGTGGTCAGCGACGTCAGGGGCCAGTTCGTCGACGAGGACGGGGCGCCCCGGGTCGAGCGCATCGTGCCGGTGGCCCTCGTGGTCGTCGGTGTCGTCGGCCTCCTCGCCCTCGGCACCCGGCGCCGCAGGGTCTGA
- a CDS encoding ABC transporter permease — protein MGTGRLYAAVAAGGFRRYATYRVATAAGVFTNTVFGFILAYTYLALWHEKPHLGGYDQAQALTYVWVGQAMFAVMVLGSVGFEEELIERIRTGDIAVDLYRPVDLQLWWLAADLGRALFQLLGRGVVPMVCGALFFDLALPDGPLPWLACLVAVALGALVSFAIRYIVALWAFWLLDGAGAMQITWLTGVFFSGMLLPLSVFPGALGDLARVLPWSALLQAPADVLLGEADPWRTYAFQLAWAAVLLAAGRLIQSAATRKVVVQGG, from the coding sequence GTGGGCACAGGGCGGTTGTACGCCGCCGTCGCCGCCGGTGGTTTCAGGCGGTACGCGACATATCGGGTGGCCACCGCCGCGGGGGTGTTCACCAACACCGTCTTCGGCTTCATCCTCGCATACACCTACCTGGCGCTCTGGCACGAGAAGCCCCACCTCGGCGGCTACGACCAGGCGCAGGCCCTCACCTATGTCTGGGTCGGCCAGGCCATGTTCGCGGTGATGGTACTGGGCAGCGTCGGCTTCGAGGAGGAGCTGATCGAGCGGATCCGTACCGGGGACATCGCGGTCGACCTGTACCGGCCCGTCGACCTCCAGCTGTGGTGGCTCGCCGCCGACCTCGGCCGGGCCCTGTTCCAGCTGCTCGGACGCGGTGTCGTCCCCATGGTGTGCGGCGCCCTCTTCTTCGACCTGGCCCTGCCCGACGGCCCGCTGCCCTGGCTCGCCTGTCTCGTCGCGGTCGCCCTGGGGGCCCTCGTCAGCTTCGCGATCCGGTACATCGTCGCGCTGTGGGCGTTCTGGCTCCTCGACGGCGCCGGAGCGATGCAGATCACCTGGCTCACCGGGGTCTTCTTCTCCGGGATGCTCCTCCCGCTGAGCGTCTTCCCCGGCGCGCTCGGCGACCTCGCCCGCGTCCTGCCCTGGTCCGCGCTGCTCCAGGCCCCGGCGGACGTCCTGCTCGGCGAGGCCGACCCCTGGCGGACGTACGCCTTCCAGCTCGCCTGGGCGGCGGTGCTGCTGGCGGCCGGGCGGCTGATCCAGTCGGCGGCGACGCGGAAGGTGGTGGTCCAGGGTGGCTGA
- a CDS encoding transglycosylase domain-containing protein translates to MTGGAPGGQSGAATGRQSGAQSGATSGGRPGAAPGGKPGSQSGAQSGAAAGGKSGSVPSGSAPGGNPGSGSGRTPEAKGPVFDGKPVAGAAGSPAAAGGGSAAGVPDARAARAARAARAAKAADATAEGGSVGAAPRTAAAGAGDDTPTTTLAITPGRKPAVASAGAGGDTPTQALGVISATKAAAPAPAAVPAVSPAPQAGGGKAKKGKRPKRTGWRRLFPTWRMVLGAFVIGLMLIVGAFVLGYNMVHIPKANAFATKQSNVYLYADGSQIARDGEVNRENVPLSKVSKDAQRAVLAAEDRDFYSEPAIDLKAMLRAGWNTATGKGKQSGSTITQQYVKNYYLAQDQTVTRKAKEFFISIKLDREVTKDEILEGYLNTSFFGRNAYGIQAAAQAYYGIDADELTAEQGAYLAALVNAPSMYDVVAHPENKKAALARWNYVLDGMVKEGWLKQSERTGAKFPMPKQATTSTAFSGQRGYLVEAIKSYLIEHKIIDEKALENGGGYRITTTIQPKMQDAFIKAVDDQLMDKLDKKNRKADKYVRAGGASIDPKTGKVIAMYGGIDYTKQYVNNATRRDFQDGSIFKPIVFASAVDNSSNNQSGQAITPNTVYDGTNKRPVVGWPGPAYAPENEDYVNYGNITVRQATQSSVNSVYAQMAVDVGPEKVEKTAIDLGLPKNTPDMNPYPSIALGTATASVLDMAEVYATLANHGRHGTYTMIEKISKDGQAVDLPSTESTQAVSRQAADTTTSVLQSVVQSGTATAAQASGHPVAGKTGTAEEDKAAWFAGYTPDLATVVSVMGQDPKTGAHKPLYGAMGLQRVNGGGAPTDIWAQFTKTALKGKKVKQFDLDLQVGADVVYTPPSTPADEPGATGDEETGGATGDEETGGPSDDDTGDGTTTGGTPTSDGGTTSTGGAATDGGTTSTGGTSTDGGATSTGGATTDGGTGSTGGPTTDGGTTDGGATTQGDTSVGPFG, encoded by the coding sequence GTGACCGGCGGTGCGCCTGGTGGGCAGTCCGGCGCGGCAACGGGTCGGCAGTCCGGCGCACAGTCCGGTGCGACCTCCGGTGGACGGCCCGGCGCGGCACCTGGTGGTAAGCCGGGTTCGCAGTCCGGCGCACAGTCCGGCGCGGCGGCCGGTGGGAAGTCCGGCTCGGTTCCCTCCGGCTCGGCGCCCGGGGGGAACCCCGGCTCGGGGTCCGGCCGTACGCCGGAGGCCAAGGGCCCGGTCTTCGACGGCAAGCCCGTCGCCGGTGCCGCCGGCAGCCCCGCGGCCGCAGGCGGTGGCAGCGCCGCCGGCGTCCCCGACGCCAGGGCGGCCAGAGCCGCTCGGGCGGCCAGAGCCGCCAAGGCCGCCGACGCGACCGCGGAGGGCGGCTCCGTCGGCGCCGCCCCCCGAACGGCGGCGGCCGGGGCCGGGGACGACACCCCCACCACCACGCTCGCCATCACCCCGGGCCGCAAGCCCGCCGTGGCGTCCGCGGGGGCCGGGGGCGACACGCCGACCCAGGCCCTGGGCGTCATCTCCGCCACGAAGGCCGCCGCCCCGGCGCCCGCCGCCGTGCCCGCCGTCTCCCCCGCCCCCCAGGCCGGGGGCGGCAAGGCCAAGAAGGGCAAGCGGCCCAAGCGCACCGGCTGGAGACGGCTGTTCCCCACCTGGCGCATGGTGCTCGGCGCCTTCGTCATCGGACTCATGCTGATCGTCGGCGCCTTCGTGCTCGGCTACAACATGGTCCACATCCCCAAGGCGAACGCGTTCGCGACCAAGCAGAGCAACGTCTACCTCTACGCCGACGGCTCCCAGATCGCCCGCGACGGCGAGGTCAACCGCGAGAACGTCCCGCTGTCGAAGGTCTCCAAGGACGCCCAGCGCGCCGTACTGGCCGCCGAGGACCGCGACTTCTACTCCGAGCCGGCCATCGACCTCAAGGCGATGCTCCGCGCCGGCTGGAACACCGCCACCGGCAAGGGCAAGCAGTCCGGTTCGACGATCACCCAGCAGTACGTGAAGAACTACTACCTGGCCCAGGACCAGACCGTCACCCGCAAGGCGAAGGAGTTCTTCATCTCCATCAAGCTGGACCGCGAGGTGACCAAGGACGAGATCCTGGAGGGCTACCTCAACACCAGCTTCTTCGGCCGCAACGCCTACGGCATCCAGGCCGCCGCCCAGGCCTACTACGGCATCGACGCCGACGAACTCACCGCCGAGCAGGGCGCCTACCTCGCCGCCCTGGTCAACGCGCCGAGCATGTACGACGTCGTCGCCCACCCCGAGAACAAGAAGGCGGCGCTCGCCCGCTGGAACTACGTCCTCGACGGCATGGTCAAGGAGGGCTGGCTCAAGCAGTCCGAGCGGACCGGCGCGAAGTTCCCGATGCCGAAGCAGGCCACCACCTCCACCGCCTTCTCCGGCCAGCGCGGCTACCTCGTCGAGGCCATCAAGTCGTATCTCATCGAGCACAAGATCATCGACGAGAAGGCGCTGGAGAACGGCGGTGGCTACCGCATCACCACCACCATCCAGCCCAAGATGCAGGACGCCTTCATCAAGGCCGTCGACGACCAGCTGATGGACAAGCTCGACAAGAAGAACCGCAAGGCCGACAAATACGTCCGCGCCGGCGGCGCCTCCATCGACCCGAAGACCGGCAAGGTCATCGCGATGTACGGCGGCATCGACTACACCAAGCAGTACGTGAACAACGCGACCCGCCGTGACTTCCAGGACGGCTCCATCTTCAAGCCCATCGTGTTCGCCTCCGCCGTGGACAACTCCTCCAACAACCAGAGCGGCCAGGCGATCACCCCCAACACCGTCTACGACGGCACCAACAAGCGCCCCGTCGTGGGCTGGCCCGGCCCGGCGTACGCCCCCGAGAACGAGGACTACGTCAACTACGGCAACATCACCGTCCGCCAGGCCACCCAGAGCTCCGTGAACTCGGTCTACGCGCAGATGGCCGTGGACGTGGGCCCCGAGAAGGTCGAGAAGACCGCGATCGACCTCGGTCTGCCCAAGAACACCCCGGACATGAACCCGTACCCCTCCATCGCCCTGGGCACCGCCACCGCGAGCGTCCTGGACATGGCCGAGGTGTACGCCACGCTCGCCAACCACGGCAGGCACGGCACGTACACGATGATCGAGAAGATCAGCAAGGACGGCCAGGCGGTCGACCTGCCCTCCACGGAGTCCACGCAGGCCGTCAGCCGCCAGGCCGCCGACACCACCACCTCCGTGCTGCAGAGCGTCGTCCAGAGCGGCACCGCCACCGCCGCGCAGGCCTCCGGCCACCCGGTCGCCGGCAAGACCGGCACCGCCGAGGAGGACAAGGCCGCCTGGTTCGCCGGCTACACCCCCGACCTCGCCACCGTCGTCTCCGTCATGGGCCAGGACCCCAAGACGGGCGCCCACAAGCCCCTGTACGGCGCGATGGGTCTGCAACGCGTCAACGGCGGCGGGGCGCCCACCGACATCTGGGCGCAGTTCACCAAGACCGCCCTGAAGGGCAAGAAGGTCAAGCAGTTCGACCTCGACCTCCAGGTCGGCGCCGACGTCGTCTACACCCCGCCGAGCACGCCCGCCGACGAGCCGGGGGCCACCGGCGACGAGGAGACCGGCGGCGCCACGGGTGACGAGGAGACCGGCGGACCGTCCGACGACGACACCGGCGACGGCACGACCACCGGCGGCACGCCCACCTCGGACGGCGGCACGACGTCCACGGGCGGCGCGGCGACGGACGGAGGTACCACGTCCACCGGCGGCACCTCGACGGACGGCGGCGCCACGTCGACGGGCGGCGCCACGACCGACGGTGGCACGGGCTCCACCGGGGGCCCCACCACGGACGGCGGTACGACGGACGGCGGAGCCACCACGCAAGGCGACACCTCGGTGGGGCCGTTCGGTTGA
- a CDS encoding GroES family chaperonin, translated as MSEKTQHDDKLPIRMLHDRVLVRQDTAEGERRSGGGILIPATAAVGRRLAWAEVVAVGQNVRTVEPGDRVLYDPEDRAEVEVRGVAYVLMRERDLHAVAADRFEGSEDSTGLYL; from the coding sequence GTGAGCGAGAAGACCCAGCACGACGACAAGCTGCCCATCCGGATGCTGCACGACCGCGTGCTCGTGCGGCAGGACACCGCCGAGGGCGAGCGGCGTTCCGGCGGCGGCATCCTGATCCCCGCGACCGCCGCCGTGGGCCGGCGTCTCGCATGGGCCGAGGTCGTGGCGGTCGGCCAGAACGTGCGGACCGTCGAGCCCGGCGACCGCGTCCTCTACGACCCGGAGGACCGGGCGGAGGTCGAGGTCCGGGGTGTCGCGTACGTCCTGATGCGCGAGCGCGATCTGCACGCCGTGGCCGCGGACCGGTTCGAGGGGTCGGAGGACTCCACCGGCCTGTATCTCTGA
- a CDS encoding SGNH/GDSL hydrolase family protein: protein MTKRHGYALLAAVAALVVAISAAIYTGVGTDHGTPRQETFARAPHNSAAPASTGVWVGAWAASPSGSEPGTEQDGLAGRSVRNVVHTTAAGTSARVTLSNLYGQQPLTITHASLAVAASTDTPAAVADTMRRLTFGGNPTVVVPPGQQVVSDAVRVAIPHDADVLITTYSPTPSGPATYHAHARQISYTAEGDRAEDVTGEPYTTQSLHWRYVTALDVLSNESDGTVVVLGDSLTDGVTSTVGENRRWTDVLAGRLRAAPGSSDVPRYSVVNEGISGNRVLTDGYGRPAENPSGLARFQRDVLGRTGVKVVVIDLGVNDILKNPGRADPDAITAGLRRLVERAHARGLRVVGATLMPFHGHRGWSDQRESVRQAINARIRSGQVYDTYVDFDKALRDPYAPRRLRPDYDSGDHLHPSDQGYERMADVFDLEKLKGAAPAEL, encoded by the coding sequence ATGACCAAGCGTCACGGTTATGCACTTCTGGCGGCCGTCGCCGCCCTGGTCGTGGCGATCTCGGCCGCGATATACACCGGTGTCGGCACCGACCACGGCACCCCCCGGCAGGAGACCTTCGCCCGCGCGCCCCACAACAGCGCCGCCCCCGCCTCCACCGGCGTCTGGGTCGGCGCCTGGGCCGCGTCGCCGAGCGGCTCCGAGCCGGGTACCGAGCAGGACGGCCTCGCCGGCCGCTCGGTGCGCAACGTGGTGCACACGACCGCCGCCGGCACGAGTGCCCGCGTCACCCTGTCCAACCTCTACGGCCAGCAGCCGCTGACCATCACCCACGCCTCGCTCGCCGTGGCCGCCTCGACGGACACCCCGGCCGCGGTGGCCGACACCATGCGCCGGCTCACCTTCGGCGGCAACCCGACGGTCGTCGTCCCGCCGGGGCAGCAGGTGGTGAGCGACGCCGTACGGGTGGCGATCCCGCACGACGCCGACGTACTGATCACCACCTACTCCCCCACGCCCTCCGGCCCCGCGACCTACCACGCGCACGCCCGGCAGATCTCGTACACCGCCGAGGGCGACCGGGCCGAGGACGTCACCGGGGAGCCGTACACCACCCAGTCCCTGCACTGGCGTTACGTCACCGCCCTGGACGTCCTGAGCAACGAGTCCGACGGCACGGTCGTGGTCCTCGGCGACTCGCTCACCGACGGCGTCACCTCCACGGTCGGCGAGAACCGGCGCTGGACCGACGTCCTCGCCGGCCGCCTGCGCGCCGCCCCCGGCTCCTCGGACGTGCCCCGCTACAGCGTCGTCAACGAGGGCATCAGCGGCAACCGCGTCCTCACCGACGGCTACGGCCGCCCCGCCGAGAACCCCAGCGGCCTCGCCCGCTTCCAGCGTGACGTCCTCGGCCGCACCGGCGTCAAGGTCGTCGTCATCGACCTCGGCGTCAACGACATCCTCAAGAACCCCGGCCGCGCCGACCCCGACGCCATCACCGCGGGCCTGCGCCGGCTCGTCGAGCGGGCCCACGCCCGCGGCCTGCGGGTGGTCGGCGCCACCCTCATGCCCTTCCACGGCCACCGCGGCTGGTCCGACCAGCGCGAATCCGTCCGCCAGGCCATCAACGCCCGGATCCGCTCCGGCCAGGTCTACGACACCTACGTCGACTTCGACAAGGCCCTGCGCGACCCCTACGCCCCCCGCCGCCTGCGCCCCGACTACGACTCGGGCGACCACCTCCACCCGAGCGACCAGGGCTACGAGCGGATGGCGGACGTGTTCGACCTGGAGAAACTGAAGGGCGCGGCACCGGCGGAGCTGTAG
- a CDS encoding DMT family transporter — protein MAWVLLVVAGLLEVGWSIGMKYTDGFTRPLPSVLTGAGIVASMLLLSHAARTLPIGTAYGVWVGIGAAGAAVCGMVWLGEPATAARIFFVCLLLVAVVGLKATSGH, from the coding sequence ATGGCCTGGGTTCTGCTCGTCGTCGCCGGACTGCTGGAGGTCGGCTGGTCGATCGGGATGAAGTACACCGACGGTTTCACCCGGCCGCTGCCCAGCGTGCTCACCGGCGCCGGCATCGTCGCCAGCATGCTGCTGCTGTCCCACGCCGCGAGGACGCTCCCCATCGGTACCGCGTACGGCGTGTGGGTGGGGATCGGTGCGGCCGGGGCGGCGGTGTGCGGCATGGTCTGGCTGGGGGAGCCGGCCACCGCCGCCCGGATCTTCTTCGTGTGTCTGCTGCTCGTGGCCGTGGTGGGGTTGAAGGCCACCTCCGGCCACTGA
- a CDS encoding DUF445 domain-containing protein, translating to MNRTEAEQAEPAEPAEGARRAAEAAAGARSPASHRTMTTFSAADEEKQRGVRQMKLIAAGLLLFVAVVYVLAKWASHEGAGAWAGYVAAAAEAGMVGALADWFAVTALFRHPLGLPIPHTAIIPTKKDQLGVSLGEFVGENFLSQDVVRQRLRAVGIGSRLGTWLAEPQNADRVTAELATALRGALTVLRDSDVQAVVGEAITRRANAQEIAPGIGKMLEKIVTDGGHRRIVDLICARAQNWLILHDEQVMDAVEGGAPGWTPRFVDRRIGERVYKELLRFTTEMRDSPTHPARGALDRFLTDFATDLQSDTETRARVERLKGEVLGRGEVQDLIDSAWTAVRSMIVSAAEDERSELRLRVRSSLLSLGARMATEPSAQDKLDKWIEGAAVHVVTTYRAEITSLITETVASWDAEHTTRKIEANIGRDLQFIRINGTVVGSLAGLLIYTVSRALGA from the coding sequence ATGAACCGTACGGAAGCGGAACAGGCAGAACCCGCGGAACCGGCCGAAGGGGCCCGGCGGGCGGCGGAGGCGGCGGCCGGTGCACGGTCGCCCGCCTCGCACCGCACCATGACCACGTTCAGCGCGGCCGACGAGGAGAAACAGCGGGGCGTGCGGCAGATGAAGCTCATCGCCGCCGGGCTGCTGCTCTTCGTGGCCGTGGTGTACGTGCTGGCCAAGTGGGCCTCGCACGAGGGCGCGGGCGCCTGGGCGGGCTATGTCGCGGCGGCCGCCGAGGCGGGCATGGTGGGCGCGCTCGCCGACTGGTTCGCCGTGACCGCGCTGTTCCGGCATCCGCTCGGACTGCCCATCCCGCACACCGCGATCATCCCCACCAAGAAGGACCAACTGGGCGTCTCGCTCGGTGAGTTCGTCGGCGAGAACTTCCTCTCCCAGGACGTCGTACGGCAGCGGCTGCGGGCCGTCGGCATCGGCAGCCGGCTCGGCACCTGGCTCGCCGAACCGCAGAACGCCGACCGGGTGACGGCCGAGCTGGCGACCGCGCTGCGGGGTGCGCTGACCGTGCTGCGCGACTCGGACGTGCAGGCCGTGGTCGGGGAGGCGATCACCCGGCGGGCGAACGCCCAGGAGATCGCGCCCGGTATCGGCAAGATGCTGGAGAAGATCGTCACGGACGGCGGCCACCGGCGGATCGTGGACCTGATCTGCGCACGCGCCCAGAACTGGCTGATACTGCACGACGAGCAGGTCATGGACGCGGTCGAGGGCGGCGCACCCGGCTGGACCCCGCGGTTCGTCGACCGCCGCATCGGCGAGCGGGTCTACAAGGAGCTGCTGCGTTTCACCACCGAGATGCGCGACTCGCCCACCCATCCGGCGCGCGGCGCCCTGGACCGCTTCCTCACCGACTTCGCCACCGATCTCCAGTCCGACACGGAGACCCGGGCGCGTGTGGAGCGGCTGAAGGGCGAGGTTCTCGGCCGGGGCGAGGTCCAGGACCTCATCGACTCCGCCTGGACGGCCGTACGGTCGATGATCGTGTCCGCGGCCGAGGACGAGCGCAGCGAGCTGCGGCTGCGGGTCCGCTCCTCCCTGCTGTCGCTGGGCGCCCGGATGGCCACCGAGCCGAGCGCGCAGGACAAGCTCGACAAGTGGATCGAGGGGGCGGCGGTGCATGTCGTCACCACCTATCGCGCGGAGATCACCTCCCTGATCACCGAGACCGTCGCGAGCTGGGACGCCGAGCACACCACCAGGAAGATCGAGGCCAACATCGGCCGCGACCTGCAGTTCATCCGGATCAACGGCACGGTCGTGGGCTCCCTGGCGGGTCTGCTGATCTACACGGTGTCGCGGGCGCTGGGGGCGTAG
- a CDS encoding ABC transporter permease gives MADVDERPVTGAERENPFAEYGTYSRVRDGLRAYRMIAAMWIRSTMAYRASFAMTTFGNFAATSFDFVAILLMFSQVDELGGFSLSEIALLYGTSAVAFGLADLMIGSMDRLGRRVRDGTLDTLLVRPVPVLAQVAADKFALRRLGRVTQGLFVLGYALTTLDLAWTPAKVLMIPLMVGSGGLIFAAVFVGGAAFQFVAQDASEVQNAFTYGGATLLQYPPALFAKDLLRGVTFVLPLAFVNWVPGLYVLGRPYPLDLPAWLAFAPPLVGVACCALAGVAWRAGLRSYRSTGS, from the coding sequence GTGGCTGACGTCGACGAGCGCCCCGTCACGGGCGCCGAGCGGGAGAACCCGTTCGCCGAGTACGGGACGTACAGCCGGGTCCGCGACGGGCTGCGCGCCTACCGCATGATCGCCGCCATGTGGATCCGCTCCACGATGGCCTACCGGGCGTCCTTCGCGATGACGACCTTCGGGAACTTCGCGGCGACCTCCTTCGACTTCGTCGCGATCCTGCTGATGTTCTCCCAGGTCGACGAGTTGGGCGGGTTCTCCCTGTCCGAGATCGCCCTGCTCTACGGCACCTCCGCCGTCGCCTTCGGCCTCGCGGATCTGATGATCGGCTCGATGGACCGGCTCGGCCGCCGGGTCCGGGACGGCACGCTGGACACCCTCCTCGTCCGCCCGGTGCCGGTGCTCGCCCAGGTCGCCGCCGACAAGTTCGCGCTGCGCCGCCTCGGCCGGGTCACCCAGGGCCTGTTCGTCCTCGGATACGCCCTGACCACGCTCGACCTCGCCTGGACACCGGCCAAGGTGCTGATGATCCCGCTGATGGTGGGCAGCGGCGGACTGATCTTCGCGGCGGTGTTCGTCGGGGGCGCGGCCTTCCAGTTCGTCGCCCAGGACGCCTCCGAGGTGCAGAACGCCTTCACGTACGGCGGCGCGACGCTGCTGCAGTACCCCCCGGCCCTCTTCGCCAAGGATCTGCTGCGCGGTGTGACCTTCGTCCTGCCGCTCGCCTTCGTCAACTGGGTGCCGGGGCTGTACGTCCTGGGCCGCCCCTACCCCCTCGACCTGCCGGCCTGGCTGGCCTTCGCGCCGCCGCTGGTCGGTGTGGCCTGCTGTGCGCTGGCGGGGGTCGCGTGGCGGGCGGGGCTGCGTTCGTATCGGAGTACCGGGAGTTAG
- the bcp gene encoding thioredoxin-dependent thiol peroxidase: MSERLQPGDVAPAFTLPDADGNEVSLSDHKGRKVIVYFYPAALTPGCTKQACDFTDNLELLADAGYDVLGISPDKPEKLAKFREKESLKVTLLGDPDKTVLDAYAAFGEKKNYGKTYMGVIRSTIIVDEEGKVSHALYNVRATGHVAKIIKDLGI; this comes from the coding sequence ATGAGCGAGCGACTCCAGCCCGGCGACGTGGCCCCCGCCTTCACCCTCCCGGACGCCGACGGCAACGAGGTGTCCCTGTCCGACCACAAGGGCCGCAAGGTCATCGTCTACTTCTACCCGGCCGCCCTGACCCCCGGCTGCACCAAGCAGGCCTGCGACTTCACCGACAACCTGGAGCTCCTCGCGGACGCCGGGTACGACGTCCTCGGCATCTCCCCCGACAAGCCCGAGAAACTCGCCAAGTTCCGCGAGAAGGAGTCCCTGAAGGTGACCCTCCTCGGCGACCCCGACAAGACGGTTCTCGACGCCTACGCGGCCTTCGGCGAGAAGAAGAACTACGGCAAGACCTACATGGGCGTCATCCGCTCCACGATCATCGTCGACGAGGAGGGCAAGGTCTCCCACGCCCTCTACAACGTCCGTGCGACGGGCCACGTGGCGAAGATCATCAAGGACCTGGGCATCTGA